One part of the Arabidopsis thaliana chromosome 1 sequence genome encodes these proteins:
- the ABCB14 gene encoding P-glycoprotein 14 (P-glycoprotein 14 (PGP14); FUNCTIONS IN: ATPase activity, coupled to transmembrane movement of substances; INVOLVED IN: transport, transmembrane transport; LOCATED IN: integral to membrane; EXPRESSED IN: 9 plant structures; EXPRESSED DURING: LP.04 four leaves visible, LP.02 two leaves visible, LP.12 twelve leaves visible; CONTAINS InterPro DOMAIN/s: ATPase, AAA+ type, core (InterPro:IPR003593), ABC transporter-like (InterPro:IPR003439), ABC transporter, transmembrane domain, type 1 (InterPro:IPR011527), ABC transporter integral membrane type 1 (InterPro:IPR017940), ABC transporter, transmembrane domain (InterPro:IPR001140), ABC transporter, conserved site (InterPro:IPR017871); BEST Arabidopsis thaliana protein match is: P-glycoprotein 13 (TAIR:AT1G27940.1); Has 862231 Blast hits to 397322 proteins in 4187 species: Archae - 14893; Bacteria - 671155; Metazoa - 18443; Fungi - 12341; Plants - 9398; Viruses - 47; Other Eukaryotes - 135954 (source: NCBI BLink).): protein MDNIEPPFSGNIHAETEVKKEEKKKMKKESVSLMGLFSAADNVDYFLMFLGGLGTCIHGGTLPLFFVFFGGMLDSLGKLSTDPNAISSRVSQNALYLVYLGLVNLVSAWIGVACWMQTGERQTARLRINYLKSILAKDITFFDTEARDSNFIFHISSDAILVQDAIGDKTGHVLRYLCQFIAGFVIGFLSVWQLTLLTLGVVPLIAIAGGGYAIVMSTISEKSEAAYADAGKVAEEVMSQVRTVYAFVGEEKAVKSYSNSLKKALKLSKRSGLAKGLGVGLTYSLLFCAWALLFWYASLLVRHGKTNGAKAFTTILNVIYSGFALGQAVPSLSAISKGRVAAANIFKMIGNNNLESSERLENGTTLQNVVGKIEFCGVSFAYPSRPNMVFENLSFTIHSGKTFAFVGPSGSGKSTIISMVQRFYEPRSGEILLDGNDIKNLKLKWLREQMGLVSQEPALFATTIASNILLGKEKANMDQIIEAAKAANADSFIKSLPNGYNTQVGEGGTQLSGGQKQRIAIARAVLRNPKILLLDEATSALDAESEKIVQQALDNVMEKRTTIVIAHRLSTIRNVDKIVVLRDGQVRETGSHSELISRGGDYATLVNCQDTEPQENLRSVMYESCRSQAGSYSSRRVFSSRRTSSFREDQEKTEKDSKGEDLISSSSMIWELIKLNAPEWLYALLGSIGAVLAGSQPALFSMGLAYVLTTFYSPFPSLIKREVDKVAIIFVGAGIVTAPIYILQHYFYTLMGERLTSRVRLSLFSAILSNEIGWFDLDENNTGSLTSILAADATLVRSAIADRLSTIVQNLSLTITALALAFFYSWRVAAVVTACFPLLIAASLTEQLFLKGFGGDYTRAYSRATSLAREAISNIRTVAAFSAEKQISEQFTCELSKPTKSALLRGHISGFGYGLSQCLAFCSYALGLWYISVLIKRNETNFEDSIKSFMVLLVTAYSVAETLALTPDIVKGTQALGSVFRVLHRETEIPPDQPNSRLVTHIKGDIEFRNVSFAYPTRPEIAIFKNLNLRVSAGKSLAVVGPSGSGKSTVIGLIMRFYDPSNGNLCIDGHDIKSVNLRSLRKKLALVQQEPALFSTSIHENIKYGNENASEAEIIEAAKAANAHEFISRMEEGYMTHVGDKGVQLSGGQKQRVAIARAVLKDPSVLLLDEATSALDTSAEKQVQEALDKLMKGRTTILVAHRLSTIRKADTIVVLHKGKVVEKGSHRELVSKSDGFYKKLTSLQEAV, encoded by the exons ATGGATAACATAGAACCACCCTTTAGTGGAAACATCCATGCTGAGACCGAAGTaaagaaggaggagaagaaaaagatgaagaaggaatcGGTGTCATTGATGGGTTTGTTTAGTGCAGCTGATAATGTTGATTACTTTCTGATGTTTCTTGGGGGTTTAGGCACGTGTATTCATGGCGGTACGCTTCCGCTCTTCTTCGTGTTCTTCGGGGGAATGCTAGATTCTCTTGGGAAGCTTTCTACAGACCCGAATGCCATATCTTCTCGCGTTTCACAG AATGCTCTGTACTTGGTCTACTTAGGATTGGTCAATTTGGTATCAGCCTGGATTG GAGTTGCTTGTTGGATGCAAACAGGGGAAAGACAAACAGCGCGATTGCGTATAAATTATCTCAAATCAATCTTAGCAAAAGATATTACTTTCTTTGATACTGAAGCTAGAGATTCAAACTTCATTTTCCACATCTCAAGCGACGCAATCTTGGTTCAAGATGCCATTGGCGATAAG accGGCCATGTTTTGCGGTACCTATGTCAGTTCATCGCGGGATTTGTCATCGGTTTTTTGTCAGTATGGCAACTAACGTTGCTTACGTTAGGAGTGGTTCCACTGATAGCAATTGCAGGAGGAGGGTATGCTATAGTCATGTCTACAATATCAGAGAAGAGTGAGGCTGCTTATGCTGATGCAGGAAAAGTTGCAGAAGAG GTCATGTCACAGGTGAGAACAGTGTATGCATTTgtaggagaagagaaagctgTAAAATCTTACTCAAATTCTCTCAAGAAAGCTCTGAAACTCAGTAAAAGAAGTGGTCTTGCTAAAGGTTTAGGAGTTGGATTAACATATAGCCTCTTGTTCTGTGCTTGGGCATTGCTTTTTTGGTATGCAAGTCTTCTTGTACGCCATGGCAAAACCAACGGCGCAAAAGCCTTCACAACAATCCTCAATGTCATTTACAGCGGATT CGCCTTAGGTCAAGCCGTGCCTAGCTTATCCGCAATTTCTAAAGGCAGAGTTGCTGCTgcaaatattttcaaaatgataGGAAACAACAATCTTGAAAGCTCTGAGAGATTAGAAAACGGAACAACATTGCAAAACGTAGTTGGCAAGATTGAGTTTTGTGGAGTTTCGTTCGCATATCCTTCGAGACCAAACATGGTTTTTGAGAATCTTAGTTTCACGATACATTCAGGCAAGACTTTTGCATTTGTCGGTCCAAGTGGTTCGGGGAAAAGCACAATCATATCAATGGTGCAACGTTTCTATGAACCTAGATCAGGGGAGATTCTCTTGGATGGAAATGACATCAAGAACCTGAAGCTGAAATGGTTGAGAGAACAGATGGGATTAGTGAGTCAAGAACCAGCATTATTCGCCACAACAATAGCTTCTAATATTCTTCTCGGTAAAGAGAAAGCCAATATGGATCAGATCATAGAAGCTGCTAAAGCAGCCAACGCAGATTCTTTCATTAAATCATTACCTAATGGTTACAATACTCAG GTTGGAGAAGGAGGAACTCAACTTTCAGGAGggcagaaacagaggattgcTATTGCTCGGGCGGTTCTAAGAAATCCAAAGATATTACTTTTAGATGAAGCAACAAGCGCTCTTGATGCCGAATCAGAGAAGATTGTTCAGCAAGCACTTGACAATGTCatggaaaaaagaacaacaatcGTCATTGCACATAGATTATCCACCATTCGAAATGTTGACAAGATTGTTGTCTTGAGAGATGGTCAAGTTAGGGAAACCGGAAGTCACTCAGAACTGATATCAAGAGGAGGAGATTATGCCACTCTTGTAAATTGTCAAGACACAGAACCTCAAGAAAACTTGAGATCAGTCATGTATGAATCTTGTAGGTCTCAAGCTGGATCATATAGTTCAAGAAGAGTTTTTAGCTCAAGAAGGACTTCAAGCTTCAGGGAAGACCAAGAGAAGACtgaaaaagattcaaaaggCGAAGATTTAATAAGCTCGTCCTCAATGATATGGGAACTAATAAAGTTGAATGCTCCAGAATGGCTTTATGCATTACTTGGCTCAATTGGTGCCGTTCTTGCCGGATCACAACCGGCATTGTTCTCCATGGGGCTTGCTTACGTGTTAACCACGTTTTATTCACCTTTTCCTAGTCTGATCAAGCGTGAAGTCGATAAGGTAGCTATTATCTTTGTTGGAGCTGGAATAGTAACAGCGCCTATATACATTCTCCAACATTACTTCTATACACTAATGGGAGAGCGTCTTACTTCTCGGGTTCGCTTATCCTTGTTCTCAG CGATTCTTTCAAATGAGATTGGATGGTTTGATCTGGATGAGAACAACACTGGCTCACTCACTTCAATCTTAGCTGCTGATGCAACCTTGGTGAGGAGTGCTATAGCGGATCGTCTATCGACAATAGTCCAAAACTTGTCTCTTACAATCACAGCCTTAGCACTTGCCTTTTTCTACAGTTGGCGTGTTGCAGCTGTCGTAACAGCTTGTTTTCCTCTTCTCATTGCCGCTTCACTTACCGAG CAATTATTTCTAAAAGGCTTTGGAGGAGATTACACAAGGGCTTACTCTAGGGCAACTTCATTGGCGCGTGAAGCGATTTCGAATATAAGAACCGTCGCTGCATTTAGTGCTGAAAAGCAAATCTCAGAACAGTTTACTTGTGAACTAAGCAAACCCACCAAGAGTGCCTTACTCAGAGGTCATATCTCGGGATTTGGATACGGTTTGTCACAGTGTCTCGCGTTCTGTTCCTACGCACTTGGTCTCTGGTATATCTCAGTTCTGATTAAGCGCAACGAGACCAACTTTGAGGATAGTATCAAATCTTTCATGGTATTGCTCGTCACTGCTTACTCCGTAGCGGAAACGCTTGCGTTAACCCCAGATATCGTGAAGGGCACACAAGCACTCGGGTCcgtatttagggttttacatAGAGAGACTGAAATACCTCCAGACCAGCCTAACTCAAGATTGGTCACTCATATCAAAGGAGATATAGAGTTTAGAAACGTGAGCTTTGCGTATCCCACTAGACCCGAAATCGCCATTttcaaaaatctaaatctcCGAGTTTCAGCCGGGAAGAGTCTTGCGGTCGTGGGACCTAGTGGTTCGGGAAAGAGCACAGTGATCGGACTAATCATGAGATTCTACGATCCGAGCAACGGAAATCTCTGTATCGATGGGCATGATATAAAATCTGTAAACCTACGTAGCTTGCGCAAGAAGCTAGCGTTAGTTCAGCAAGAACCGGCTCTGTTTTCAACATCCATACACGAGAACATCAAGTATGGGAACGAGAACGCGTCAGAGGCAGAGATCATTGAAGCCGCAAAAGCCGCGAACGCGCACGAGTTCATAAGCAGGATGGAAGAAGGGTACATGACTCACGTGGGTGATAAGGGAGTGCAGTTATCAGGTGGGCAAAAACAGAGAGTGGCTATCGCACGGGCAGTTCTAAAAGATCCTTCAGTGCTTCTCCTTGATGAGGCAACAAGTGCTTTGGATACGAGCGCAGAGAAACAGGTCCAAGAGGCGCTAGACAAGTTGATGAAGGGACGAACCACGATTCTGGTGGCTCACAGGCTCTCGACCATAAGAAAAGCAGACACAATCGTTGTATTGCATAAAGGAAAAGTTGTGGAGAAAGGAAGTCACAGAGAACTTGTATCTAAATCCGATgggttttataagaaattgaCGAGTCTTCAAGAAGCGGTGTGA
- a CDS encoding Tetratricopeptide repeat (TPR)-like superfamily protein (Tetratricopeptide repeat (TPR)-like superfamily protein; CONTAINS InterPro DOMAIN/s: Pentatricopeptide repeat (InterPro:IPR002885); BEST Arabidopsis thaliana protein match is: Pentatricopeptide repeat (PPR) superfamily protein (TAIR:AT3G11380.1); Has 2264 Blast hits to 1608 proteins in 100 species: Archae - 2; Bacteria - 23; Metazoa - 10; Fungi - 2; Plants - 2192; Viruses - 0; Other Eukaryotes - 35 (source: NCBI BLink).): MVSSFPFVYQNMLAKRPYGAYQNVITVSMSWLKIHGSCPHRITDALHRNAQIIPVLEQWRQQGNQVNPSHVRVIIKKLRDSDQSLQALQVSEWMSKEKICNLIPEDFAARLHLIENVVGLEEAEKFFESIPKNARGDSVYTSLLNSYARSDKTLCKAEATFQKMRDLGLLLRPVPYNAMMSLYSALKNREKVEELLLEMKDNDVEADNVTVNNVLKLYSAVCDVTEMEKFLNKWEGIHGIKLEWHTTLDMAKAYLRARSSGKAMKMLRLTEQLVDQKSLKSAYDHLMKLYGEAGNREEVLRVWKLYKSKIGERDNNGYRTVIRSLLKVDDIVGAEEIYKVWESLPLEFDHRIPTMLASGYRDRGMTEKAEKLMNSKTIKDRRMNKPVTPLLEQWGDQMKPSDLKCLIKNLRDSKQFSKALQVSEWMGEKQVCNLYLEDYAARLYLTENVLGLEEAEKYFENIPENMKDYSVYVALLSSYAKSDKNLGKAMASRR; this comes from the exons ATGGTATCATCTTTCCCATTTGTTTATCAGAATATGCTAGCAAAGAGACCGTACGGTGCATACCAGAATGTGATCACTGTTTCCATGTCGTGGCTCAAGATTCATGGTTCATGTCCG CATCGTATCACAGATGCTCTCCATCGAAATGCACAAATCATTCCGGTGCTAGAACAGTGGCGGCAACAGGGGAATCAAGTGAACCCTTCGCACGTGAGAGTCATCATCAAAAAGCTTCGTGATTCCGACCAATCTCTCCAAGCCCTTCAG GTATCAGAGTGGATgagtaaagaaaaaatctgCAATCTAATCCCAGAAGATTTTGCAGCTCGGCTTCATCTGATAGAGAATGTTGTAGGGttagaagaagcagagaagttCTTTGAAAGTATTCCAAAGAACGCAAGAGGCGATTCTGTTTACACCTCTCTCTTAAACTCGTACGCAAGATCAGACAAAACTCTGTGTAAAGCCGAAGCCACGTTCCAGAAAATGAGGGACTTAGGTCTTCTCTTAAGACCTGTTCCTTACAACGCAATGATGTCTCTCTACAGTGCACTAAAAAATCGTGAAAAAGTCGAGGAGCTTTTGCTTGAGATGAAAGATAACGACGTGGAGGCGGATAATGTCACAGTGAACAACGTGTTGAAGCTATACTCGGCTGTGTGTGACGTGACCGAGATGGAGAAGTTTTTGAATAAGTGGGAAGGGATTCATGGGATCAAACTTGAGTGGCATACGACTCTTGACATGGCAAAGGCTTACCTGCGAGCCCGTTCAAGTGGAAAGGCAATGAAAATGCTGCGTTTAACAGAGCAATTGGTGGATCAGAAGTCGTTAAAATCAGCTTACGACCATCTTATGAAGCTGTATGGTGAAGCtggaaacagagaagaggTTTTACGTGTATGGAAACTTTACAAGAGTAAGATAGGAGAACGTGATAACAATGGTTACCGAACAGTGATTCGTTCGCTTTTGAAAGTAGATGATATCGTTGGAGCAGAAGAGATCTACAAAGTGTGGGAATCTTTGCCACTTGAGTTTGATCATCGAATCCCGACAATGTTGGCCTCTGGTTATCGAGACAGAGGAATGACAGAGAAGGCTGAGAAACTCATGAACAGTAAAACCATTAAGGACAGAAGAATGAATAAACCCGTCACTCCGCTTCTGGAGCAATGGGGAGATCAAATGAAACCGTCTGATCTCAAATGCCTCATCAAGAATCTCCGTGATTCCAAACAGTTCTCAAAAGCCCTTCAGGTTTCCGAATGGATGGGTGAAAAACAAGTTTGTAATCTTTATTTGGAAGATTATGCAGCTAGGCTTTACCTGACTGAGAATGTTTTGGGTttggaagaagcagagaagtaCTTTGAAAACATCCCTGAGAACATGAAGGATTACTCTGTCTACGTAGCTCTCTTAAGCTCTTACGCGAAATCCGATAAAAACTTGGGTAAAGCCATGGCctcaagaagatga
- a CDS encoding 2-oxoglutarate (2OG) and Fe(II)-dependent oxygenase superfamily protein (2-oxoglutarate (2OG) and Fe(II)-dependent oxygenase superfamily protein; CONTAINS InterPro DOMAIN/s: Oxoglutarate/iron-dependent oxygenase (InterPro:IPR005123); BEST Arabidopsis thaliana protein match is: 2-oxoglutarate (2OG) and Fe(II)-dependent oxygenase superfamily protein (TAIR:AT1G52820.1); Has 5089 Blast hits to 5024 proteins in 625 species: Archae - 0; Bacteria - 336; Metazoa - 25; Fungi - 264; Plants - 4092; Viruses - 0; Other Eukaryotes - 372 (source: NCBI BLink).) produces MAISSESQVPLSLPIIDFSNPDLKPETPEWDLVRSQVRKALEEYGCFEALFDGASMELRKALFESSKEVFDLPLETKLSTKTDVHYEGYLTIPRVPIQEGMGFYGIDNPNVVNDLTHKLWPQGNIFVGKNVQSFAEKLIELNLTVRTMTLESFGLEKYMEEHLNAANKHFQLLKYKGISDDNTENKIGFYPHIDRHFLTILCQNDAVDGLEIKTKDGEEWIKVKPSQASSFIVMAGASLHVLLNGGVFPPLHRVVITGKKDRYVAALFTIPKEGVIINAPEEMVDDEHPRLYKPFDFWGFLKFSNLPNARKDISDLTDYCAL; encoded by the exons ATGGCGATAAGTTCGGAATCCCAAGTCCCCCTTTCGCTCCCGATCATCGACTTCTCCAATCCAGATCTCAAACCGGAAACCCCCGAGTGGGACTTGGTGAGATCCCAAGTCCGAAAAGCCTTAGAAGAGTACGGATGTTTTGAGGCCTTATTCGATGGAGCTTCCATGGAGCTACGGAAGGCCTTGTTCGAGTCCTCCAAGGAGGTTTTCGATTTGCCATTGGAGACCAAACTGAGTACAAAGACAGACGTACATTACGAAGGATACTTGACGATTCCGAGGGTCCCTATACAAGAGGGCATGGGCTTTTATGGTATAGATAATCCTAATGTTGTTAATGACTTGACTCACAAGCTTTGGCCTCAAGGCAACATCTTCGTCGG gAAGAATGTTCAGTCGTTTGCGGAGAAGTTAATAGAATTAAATTTGACGGTGAGGACAATGACTCTGGAGAGTTTCGGACTCGAGAAATACATGGAGGAGCATCTTAACGCAGCGAATAAGCACTTTCAGTTACTTAAATACAAAGGAATTTCCGATGATAATACAGAGAATAAGATAGGTTTTTACCCTCATATCGATAGGCATTTCCTCACAATACTCTGCCAGAACGATGCAGTAGATGGCTTGgagatcaaaacaaaagatggcGAAGAGTGGATCAAAGTTAAGCCATCTCAAGCCTCTTCTTTCATTGTTATGGCCGGAGCTTCTCTTCAT GTACTGTTGAATGGTGGGGTATTTCCTCCGCTTCACCGTGTGGTTATAACCGGAAAGAAAGATCGGTATGTGGCTGCACTGTTCACGATTCCTAAAGAAGGAGTGATCATAAATGCGCCTGAGGAGATGGTAGATGATGAACATCCTCGTCTCTATAAgccttttgatttttggggTTTCTTGAAATTCAGCAACTTACCTAATGCAAGGAAAGACATATCTGATCTCACCGATTACTGTGCCCTTTGA
- a CDS encoding RING/U-box superfamily protein (RING/U-box superfamily protein; FUNCTIONS IN: zinc ion binding; CONTAINS InterPro DOMAIN/s: Zinc finger, RING-type (InterPro:IPR001841), Zinc finger, C3HC4 RING-type (InterPro:IPR018957); BEST Arabidopsis thaliana protein match is: RING/U-box superfamily protein (TAIR:AT2G46494.1); Has 8456 Blast hits to 8431 proteins in 273 species: Archae - 0; Bacteria - 0; Metazoa - 1947; Fungi - 512; Plants - 4886; Viruses - 19; Other Eukaryotes - 1092 (source: NCBI BLink).): MSGTFLVDEINYQKQQISISDPENCMVKRLLTFNTSGSPFSYGFSFYYTFLTCPNEVVIPVWSLMSIPCLSNSTSSFFATSNLTFSKLLPPSCQIVKGLYVPVDVIYKDVITEEKGFSTVPWLGNVLLEWSSPNCRGCEKESLRCGFKNKASLEVKYLADPPDETKSRLRPLIITLCIIGGITATCIAAIRIYNSERFVNQRRQNAAITARNTTQQPRGVVVTTGLDQSTIESYKKVELGESRRLPGTNGIICPICLSEYASKETVRCMPECDHCFHVQCIDEWLKIHSSCPVCRNSRS, from the exons ATGTCCGGAACATTTCTTGTCGATGAAATCAACTACCAAAAGCAGCAGATTTCTATCAGCGACCCTGAAAACTGTATGGTTAAAAGGCTTTTAACCTTCAATACTTCAGGATCTCCTTTCTCTTATGGCTTCAGTTTCTACTACACGTTCTTGACCTGTCCGAATGAGGTCGTGATACCGGTTTGGTCTCTGATGTCCATCCCTTGCCTAAGCAATTCTACCTCCTCCTTCTTCGCCACGTCTAATTTgactttttcaaaattgttgCCGCCTTCTTGTCAGATTGTGAAAGGACTATACGTTCCTGTTGATGTGATATATAAAGATGTGATAACTGAAGAAAAAGGGTTCTCTACAGTGCCCTGGCTTGGAAACGTCTTGTTGGAATGGAGCTCGCCGAATTGCAGAGGTTGTGAAAAGGAGTCCTTGAGATGTGGTTTCAAGAACAAGGCCTCCCTCGAAGTCAAATACTTGGCTGATCCACCCG atgaaacaaaaagtagATTACGACCACTGATAATAACCCTTTGCATAATCGGAGGAATCACCGCAACTTGTATTGCTGCTATCCGCATTTACAATTCCGAGAGGTTTGTCAATCAGAGAAGACAAAATGCAGCTATTACAGCCAGAAACACAACGCAACAACCACGAGGGGTTGTGGTCACTACAGGTCTTGACCAATCTACAATAGAATCATACAAGAAAGTGGAGTTGGGAGAAAGTAGAAGGCTTCCAGGTACTAATGGTATCATCTGTCCCATTTGTTTATCAGAATATGCTAGCAAAGAGACTGTACGGTGCATGCCAGAATGTGATCACTGTTTCCACGTCCAATGTATCGATGAGTGGCTCAAGATTCATAGTTCATGTCCTGTTTGTCGCAACTCACGCTCGTAA
- the BBX13 gene encoding B-box type zinc finger protein with CCT domain-containing protein (B-box type zinc finger protein with CCT domain; FUNCTIONS IN: sequence-specific DNA binding transcription factor activity, zinc ion binding; INVOLVED IN: regulation of transcription; LOCATED IN: intracellular; EXPRESSED IN: 21 plant structures; EXPRESSED DURING: 13 growth stages; CONTAINS InterPro DOMAIN/s: CCT domain (InterPro:IPR010402), Zinc finger, B-box (InterPro:IPR000315); BEST Arabidopsis thaliana protein match is: B-box type zinc finger protein with CCT domain (TAIR:AT2G33500.2); Has 3090 Blast hits to 2261 proteins in 129 species: Archae - 2; Bacteria - 0; Metazoa - 0; Fungi - 3; Plants - 2990; Viruses - 0; Other Eukaryotes - 95 (source: NCBI BLink).): protein MSSSERVPCDFCGERTAVLFCRADTAKLCLPCDQQVHTANLLSRKHVRSQICDNCGNEPVSVRCFTDNLILCQECDWDVHGSCSVSDAHVRSAVEGFSGCPSALELAALWGLDLEQGRKDEENQVPMMAMMMDNFGMQLDSWVLGSNELIVPSDTTFKKRGSCGSSCGRYKQVLCKQLEELLKSGVVGGDGDDGDRDRDCDREGACDGDGDGEAGEGLMVPEMSERLKWSRDVEEINGGGGGGVNQQWNATTTNPSGGQSSQIWDFNLGQSRGPEDTSRVEAAYVGKGAASSFTINNFVDHMNETCSTNVKGVKEIKKDDYKRSTSGQVQPTKSESNNRPITFGSEKGSNSSSDLHFTEHIAGTSCKTTRLVATKADLERLAQNRGDAMQRYKEKRKTRRYDKTIRYESRKARADTRLRVRGRFVKASEAPYP from the exons ATGAGTAGTTCGGAGAGAGTACCGTGCGATTTCTGCGGCGAGCGTACGgcggttttgttttgtagagcCGATACGGCGAAGCTGTGTTTGCCTTGTGATCAGCAAGTTCACACGGCGAATCTGTTGTCGAGGAAGCACGTGCGATCTCAGATCTGCGATAATTGCGGTAACGAGCCAGTCTCTGTTCGGTGTTTCACCGATAATCTGATTTTGTGTCAGGAGTGTGATTGGGATGTTCACGGAAGTTGTTCAGTTTCCGATGCTCATGTTCGATCCGCCGTGGAAGGTTTTTCCGGTTGTCCATCGGCGTTGGAGCTTGCTGCTTTATGGGGACTTGATTTGGAGCAAGGGaggaaagatgaagagaatcAAGTTCCGATGATGGCGATGATGATGGATAATTTCGGGATGCAGTTGGATTCTTGGGTTTTGGGATCTAATGAATTGATTGTTCCCAGCGATACGACGTTTAAGAAGCGTGGATCTTGTGGATCTAGTTGTGGGAGGTATAAGCAGGTATTGTGTAAGCAGCTTGAGGAGTTGCTTAAGAGTGGTGTTGTCGGTGGTGATGGCGATGATGGTGATCGTGACCGTGATTGTGACCGTGAGGGTGCTTgtgatggagatggagatggagaagcaGGAGAGGGGCTTATGGTTCCGGAGATGTCAGAGAGATTGAAATGGTCAAGAGATGTTGAGGAGATCAAtggtggcggaggaggaggagttAACCAGCAGTGGAATGCTACTACTACTAATCCTAGTGGTGGCCAGAGTTCTCAG ATATGGGATTTTAACTTGGGACAGTCACGGGGACCTGAGGATACGAGTCGAGTGGAAGCTGCATATGTAGGGAAAGGTGCTGCTTCTTCATTCACAATCAACAATTTTGTTGACCATATGAATGAAACTTGTTCCACTAATGTGAAAGGTGtcaaagagattaaaaag GATGACTACAAGCGATCAACTTCAGGCCAGGtacaaccaacaaaatctGAGAGCAACAATCGTCCAATTACCTTTGGCTCTGAGAAAGGTTCGAACTCCTCCAGTGACTTGCATTTCACAGAGCATATTGCTGGAACTAGTTGTAAGACCACAAGACTAGTTGCAACTAAGGCTGATCTGGAGCGGCTGGCTCAGAACAGAGGAGATGCAATGCAGCGTTACAAGGAAAAGAGGAAGACACGGAG ATATGATAAGACCATAAGGTATGAATCGAGGAAGGCAAGAGCTGACACTAGGTTGCGTGTCAGAGGCAGATTTGTGAAAGCTAGTGAAGCTCCTTACCCTTAA